Genomic segment of Oncorhynchus keta strain PuntledgeMale-10-30-2019 chromosome 5, Oket_V2, whole genome shotgun sequence:
GTACAGGACAAACTAATAAAACATAGAAGACAATGGATATCATTGTGAAAGCGGCAAAAAGGTTATTGGATCTTCAGAACTTCACGGCAGAAACATTGCAGGGAATACTGTCGGAAGATACTCCTCCCTCTCAGGCCCCAGAGCCTGTGTTTGGGGATCTGAGTAGACATTTGAAACTGACTGAAGTAGTATGTTGATGTTTGTTTGAGTAAGAACGTTTGGGAATGATATGAGTATGTTTTTTTTAAGCCTTTCCTTTACTGCAAGTTCCCAAGTTTTCACCCCATACAGTAAGTGGCGGCATGCATCTCtaacgtgtgttttgtagacctccataatatcatagaagaagaagaaactcTTCTGCGTAACGAATGACGTTTTCAGCGCGGGGAAATCAGATGCTCTTGTGCGGAAGTCAACGTAAACGTCATGTGAAATTTTCTGCGATATATTGATTCATACTATCCTCCAGAAAATACTAGGAGGACAATAATACCAACCTACAACATTGAAACCATTTCGTGCAACACTGTTGGCGGAGCAGAGTAGTAGCCTACAGTAATAATGTTTCTCTAGCCAGAATTCACTACTGCAATGGAGGTCGAGGTGGACGTAATAGAGTTCAGGGTACCCATTGAAAATAACAAAACACTGTTTGTCTGGAATATTCTATCCACATTTTCAGACGCATTTATTTACGTAAGTCTCGTTGATTAATTATACAGTTGTTAGCTATGTGTTTAATACACTAGTTATCTAGTATAGTTAATGACGTTTGAATCGCCAGAAAAAAAGTGTGAGTTTTTATTAAAGCAATCTAATAGTATAGGCCTTTTTTAAGACTTTGTTTTGGACACATCTACATTTTCCTTGTAGAACACTAATGCAACTTTGATACGAAATATTTGATAGGAGAGCAAGGTAGAAATGGGAAGGGgtgtacctagtcagttgtacaactgaaatgtcttccgtatttaacccaacccctctgaatcagaggtgcgggGGTGTCTTAATTGATATCACGTCATTGGCGCCCGGGGATCAgtcggttaactgccttgctcaggggcagaacgaaagatttttacctttgtcagctcggggattcgatccagaaaCCTTACGGTTACTTGCCCAGCGCTCCTACCCGCCAGCCTATGTAAAGTAGGCTAATACATGATTTTCACTGCCATGAATTTAAATTATGTACTGTATTATTTTAAAAGGAATCCATCTGGAACATATTCTGCAACTTTGGACCGCTGTATCTGGTAAAGGTGTGTCCCAATGCTGCCGGGGTCGAGCCAGGGTTCTATGCCCTAGTCAAGTACTTCTCCGCAGCCCAGGCATCTAAAGCACAGAAAGCCACACATGGAAGAGGCTTTTTCCAGAGCTCTCCTTTGAAGGTAAGGGAACATTCAGAGAGAAACTTATTCAAATGTTGTAGACTATagagccccatggtggaggtgtaATAATatccataaaacctagcggtcaaacaggaaaattgTTCCAATGGTTTTTCTACCATTaattttcccataggggattttagaaacacttaaagtAAGGGCTTTGTTtcttgtaggcttaccctggtgtgacgttttgataaccatgtaaatctctctcggacaaggtgacttattacattttacatttaagtcatttagcagacgctcttatccagagcgacttacaaattggtgcattcaccttatgacatccagtggaacagccactttacaatagtgcatctaaacttATCAATGAAACACCCAAAGTGTTCATATGCCCTGTGTGGACAATGTCctggaaccttatgacaatcagattaaacaAACTACGTGTTTCAGAGAGAACTTGTAAATCTGTCCAATTCGACCGtaacacagcaggagggttaaaaCAACTTCAAGGCCCCAAGAGTAGTCTTTTTCTCACAGCTGCTGTGAACCTTCACAGTAACATTTGACCAATAACTAATACCAGACCTTGACCAGTAGATGGCAGTGTCTTACCACTCCATGATGACTTGTAGACCAGCCTCTTGCTGGTCGTCTGCTCTGCTTCACTTTCTCCCCTAAACACTGTTCAGGATGAAGTCATAACCGTTGTAATGATGGACATTTAGAACTGATTGTAcattctctgtctgttctccaggTAAAGCTGAGCACAAAGCAGTACCCAAACTTCCTTCACAACTCTAAGCCACTGAGCCGTAGCAAGTGTCAGGACTTGGCCAACCACTACCTGGGTTTTAATGGATGGAGCACCCACATTGTTACAGTAAGGAGTAGCAATGCCTCCAGATGTCTCTTTGTATGTTTCAGTACTATGTTACAACAGATACaatatttgtttgttttggtgGGTGTAGCCATTGTGAAATCGCTAGCTAGTTAGCTTTGTGTGACCAATGACCTAAAGGATGTATAAAGACATGAAAAGATTGACAACACAAGCAGATGATAGGTTGTTAGACTTTAAAGTAACACATCTTCTTCAGTCCCAACTTTGTATGTCAATCCCTTTCTGCTGTATAGAATATGGACCATGTCGTTTACAGTCATTGTATGATGATAAGCTCATATATCCAAAACAGACATTTTTTAAGAAATTAAAACATTTTCCTATTAAAGAACATACAATTATGAAACTTCAGAAGCTATATTTTATTGGTCCTTGAGTCAAAAGGACATTGAGGGGAGTTACTGCTTTCaataaaagttttaaaaaattaaaaataaataaataaaaagttttTAATAATAACAATTGCCAAAAATGTAGTTACAAGGGTTTTCGTCAGACAACGACAATATGTAATGAAGCCTTCCTTTCTCTGGACAGCTGAAGGACATCTCCAACTGTGACGATGCCGGCAGGTTGTCCACCACAACTGGTGACCCTCAGGAGATTACCCTGAAGTACGGCTGCATCATGGATGTCACCTTCCCACAGCATGGCCTTAGCTGCCGAGGCGTCGGAGTGGCTGAAGAGACCGTAGAGGGCACCGGTGAGATTCCGCAGAACAGCCACAGTTTCTATGAGAAAGTTGTTTCAGAATGAGAATCACCTTTTTTTTATTTGCGAATTACAGGAATTTAACCTGGTGAAATGGTGGTGACAGGGCCTTAAAATAAACAGAAAATATTGACAGAATATAGACAAGAATCTACGCATACTTTTTCCCAACTCTGGGCTTGTTGACTTAAAGGTGTTGATCTCTAATTGCCTTTCCAAAATGTCTGTGTTATCCTCAGAACATTCCTGATCCACATTGAGGCCAAAATATACGATTTGTGTCTTTGTAATGAAATAACTCATTCTTCTTGTGCAGCGAAAGTGAAAGCTCTAGTCTGTCAACACATGCTAGAAAACGGTCTGCATTTCTTTCACTAAAACTCCTCTACGGTTTTGGGCCATAGGTCCAGACGTTGTCCTGCCAAAACGAGGAAAGCTCCAGAGATGGGCCAGGGACAAAGCAGTGGTTGACGCTTTCGAGAAGGTGTTGCTGCTGGTTCTGGGTGAGTAAAGCTTCATTTAAATTTGGGAGACGCGGAAACGACAGTCCAAGCTCCCGCCACCACTTGAGTGTATTCCCATACGGCTGATTGGGCACATCATTGTCATTCATGATGCATATTGAGGCAACATTTTCGATACGTAGCCTAGTGGCAAAATAAAACTTTATGATTTCAATATATAGGCCCATGAAGTCTATTTATCTTTTAATGCAGTCAATCTCGGTTTTCATTTCAAGCGTTGTTTTTTTCTTTTACTTGTTTGTAACTTGTAATTGCAAATATTTTGCCAGCTTTGTATTTGTAGTTGACTTCATTCTGAAGTTATTGTTGGTCACAGTCACACAGATAGCTAGCCTTAACATCTTGATTCTATGTTTAGCAGAGATCTTCTGTGAATAAAGTGAAGGGCAAAAAAACATCTAACGATGCACTTTGTCTATTCTTCTACGAGTGGTCTGGATCACTCGTAGATGAGCAAAGGTTGTTATAGATCTTTATTAATAAAGGCTCTGGGAAACAGATTGGCCACTAAATATACATCGTAAGATGGTTTTAACAATGATCTTAATGCTACGAAGGCTCTGGGAAACGAGGCCCTGAACTCTTAAGTGAACTGATCATTGGAATCATTTTGAAGATA
This window contains:
- the rdm1 gene encoding RAD52 motif-containing protein 1 isoform X2 encodes the protein MEVEVDVIEFRVPIENNKTLFVWNILSTFSDAFIYESIWNIFCNFGPLYLVKVCPNAAGVEPGFYALVKYFSAAQASKAQKATHGRGFFQSSPLKVKLSTKQYPNFLHNSKPLSRSKCQDLANHYLGFNGWSTHIVTLKDISNCDDAGRLSTTTGDPQEITLKYGCIMDVTFPQHGLSCRGVGVAEETVEGTGPDVVLPKRGKLQRWARDKAVVDAFEKVLLLVLGNGKVVVECRVERDDVLQDEDLKGLIKVNDIPWSQFDPDGQEENEDIPWDLSVNM
- the rdm1 gene encoding RAD52 motif-containing protein 1 isoform X1, producing the protein MSSVFNPTPLNQRCGGVLIDITSLAPGDQSVNCLAQGQNERFLPLSARGFDPETLRLLAQRSYPPAYVCPNAAGVEPGFYALVKYFSAAQASKAQKATHGRGFFQSSPLKVKLSTKQYPNFLHNSKPLSRSKCQDLANHYLGFNGWSTHIVTLKDISNCDDAGRLSTTTGDPQEITLKYGCIMDVTFPQHGLSCRGVGVAEETVEGTGPDVVLPKRGKLQRWARDKAVVDAFEKVLLLVLGNGKVVVECRVERDDVLQDEDLKGLIKVNDIPWSQFDPDGQEENEDIPWDLSVNM